Proteins encoded together in one candidate division TA06 bacterium window:
- the mtaB gene encoding tRNA (N(6)-L-threonylcarbamoyladenosine(37)-C(2))-methylthiotransferase MtaB: protein MLTQLWRAALEQAGLFGSGPNRPTDFVLINTCTVTSAADQQARQTIRKIKKQNQKTKIVVAGCYGQINEKALKNLPQADLVVGRCNQDSVSLVCREFGLTGESIPESIKSFSGRTRAFLKVQDGCDHRCSYCIVPLARGKSCSRELSSIMVEAGRLVGSGHKELVITGVRLGDFKPSLRVLLKSIHDLPGLERIRLSSLEPDDASDDLIETLAELPKVARHLHLPLQSGDNKILKLMDRLYTVEYFSSLLSKIKKAIPEMTFGTDIIVGFPGEGEQEFGQSYNAVKDLPLSHLHIFTYSKRPQTKAAEMPRQIPEGIKKERSQRLRAMFVQKQQRYWGSQAGQTTAVLFEQGKKGRWSGLGEHYFRVTVSSGLDLKNKMMPIKLTTVNEQGLDGQLAD from the coding sequence GTGTTGACCCAGCTATGGCGGGCCGCTTTGGAGCAGGCCGGGTTGTTCGGATCCGGACCCAACAGGCCGACCGACTTTGTCCTGATCAACACCTGCACCGTTACCTCGGCGGCGGACCAGCAGGCTAGGCAGACTATCCGTAAAATAAAAAAACAAAACCAGAAAACGAAAATAGTAGTCGCCGGTTGTTATGGGCAGATCAATGAAAAAGCCTTGAAAAACCTTCCCCAGGCGGATCTGGTGGTTGGAAGATGCAACCAAGACAGTGTCTCACTGGTGTGTCGTGAATTTGGGCTCACCGGGGAAAGTATCCCTGAAAGCATAAAGTCATTTTCCGGGCGCACCCGGGCCTTCCTCAAGGTTCAGGACGGCTGCGACCACCGCTGCAGCTACTGCATCGTGCCCTTGGCCCGGGGCAAATCCTGCAGCCGGGAGCTTTCAAGCATAATGGTCGAGGCCGGCCGTCTGGTTGGTTCCGGGCATAAGGAATTAGTGATCACCGGGGTAAGGCTGGGCGATTTCAAGCCCTCGTTAAGGGTGCTGCTAAAATCGATCCACGACCTCCCTGGACTGGAAAGGATCCGTCTGAGCTCGCTGGAACCCGACGATGCCAGCGACGACCTGATCGAGACATTGGCAGAATTGCCCAAGGTGGCCCGGCACCTTCATCTGCCCCTACAGAGCGGCGATAATAAGATACTTAAGCTGATGGATCGCCTTTATACCGTGGAATACTTCTCATCTTTACTGTCCAAAATCAAAAAAGCCATCCCCGAAATGACCTTCGGCACTGACATCATCGTGGGCTTTCCCGGGGAGGGCGAACAGGAGTTCGGCCAAAGCTATAACGCCGTAAAGGATCTTCCCCTCAGCCATCTGCATATCTTTACCTATTCCAAGCGCCCGCAGACCAAGGCCGCCGAAATGCCTAGACAGATCCCGGAGGGCATAAAAAAAGAGCGATCCCAAAGGCTGCGTGCCATGTTCGTCCAAAAGCAGCAGCGATACTGGGGATCGCAGGCCGGGCAAACCACCGCCGTCCTGTTCGAGCAGGGTAAAAAAGGACGTTGGTCCGGCCTGGGCGAGCACTACTTCCGGGTTACGGTAAGCTCCGGCCTAGACCTCAAAAATAAAATGATGCCGATCAAGCTGACCACAGTCAATGAACAGGGTCTGGATGGCCAGCTGGCGGACTGA
- the miaB gene encoding tRNA (N6-isopentenyl adenosine(37)-C2)-methylthiotransferase MiaB: protein MPKQFYIETYGCQMNVYDSACISSLLSKAGMTKAGSPEQADAVIINSCAVRGHAEERALGRVAELKGIKSQKPGLKLVLCGCVAQEQGPALLEHYKHLDAALGTKSYAELPAILTRLFADDLQQCRNDIGIFTEETGLIPDFKNQATAHLAIMRGCNNYCSYCIVPYVRGPESSRPAPAILEEMEKLSRQGILEVTLVGQNVNSYHWQEVNFPELLHQACRVGGLERIRFITSHPKDLSDDLIAVMAEQPRVCKHLHLPLQAGSDRILALMNRGYTAEHFISLITKARQAMPGLVLTTDIIAGFPGETEGEFNETLEVAQKIGFDAAFTYKYSERPGTKACGLEGKIPDPEKKNRLNRLIKRQQQITIESNRADIGKTYEVLVEKKSKRSHGQFMGRTNGNKTVAFHSKSKIKPGEMVNVKIQKATQATLVGETV from the coding sequence ATGCCTAAGCAATTTTACATAGAGACCTACGGCTGCCAGATGAATGTTTACGACTCGGCCTGCATCTCATCGCTTCTAAGCAAAGCCGGAATGACCAAAGCAGGGTCCCCCGAACAGGCTGATGCAGTGATCATCAACAGCTGTGCGGTGCGGGGCCACGCCGAGGAACGGGCGCTGGGCCGGGTGGCCGAGCTCAAAGGGATTAAAAGCCAGAAGCCCGGCCTTAAATTGGTGCTGTGCGGATGCGTGGCCCAGGAACAGGGTCCGGCCCTGCTGGAACACTATAAGCATCTGGATGCGGCGCTTGGCACCAAGAGCTATGCCGAACTGCCGGCGATCCTGACCCGTCTGTTCGCCGATGACCTGCAGCAGTGCCGGAACGATATCGGCATATTCACGGAAGAGACCGGGTTGATCCCCGATTTCAAGAACCAGGCAACCGCCCATTTAGCAATCATGCGGGGCTGCAACAACTACTGCAGTTACTGCATCGTCCCCTATGTGCGGGGGCCGGAATCCTCCCGCCCGGCGCCCGCCATACTGGAGGAGATGGAAAAGTTGTCCCGGCAGGGGATCCTGGAGGTCACCCTGGTGGGGCAGAACGTCAATTCCTATCACTGGCAAGAAGTGAACTTCCCGGAATTGTTGCACCAAGCCTGCCGGGTAGGGGGCCTGGAAAGGATCAGATTCATCACCTCGCATCCCAAGGACCTCAGCGATGATCTCATCGCCGTGATGGCGGAACAGCCCAGGGTCTGCAAGCACCTGCACCTTCCCCTGCAGGCCGGCAGTGACCGGATACTGGCCCTGATGAACCGGGGGTATACGGCGGAGCATTTCATTTCGCTCATTACCAAAGCACGGCAGGCCATGCCTGGCCTGGTGCTGACCACCGACATCATCGCCGGTTTTCCGGGAGAGACAGAGGGTGAGTTCAACGAAACGTTAGAAGTAGCCCAAAAGATCGGGTTTGACGCGGCTTTTACCTACAAGTACTCGGAACGCCCGGGAACAAAAGCCTGTGGGCTGGAGGGCAAAATACCCGATCCCGAAAAAAAGAACCGGCTGAACCGGCTCATCAAACGGCAACAGCAAATCACCATAGAATCTAACCGGGCCGATATCGGCAAAACATACGAAGTCCTGGTGGAAAAGAAAAGCAAGCGGTCCCACGGACAGTTTATGGGCCGGACCAACGGCAACAAAACCGTGGCCTTCCATTCAAAGTCCAAAATCAAACCGGGCGAGATGGTCAATGTAAAAATACAAAAAGCCACCCAGGCCACGCTGGTAGGCGAAACGGTTTAA